In a single window of the Orcinus orca chromosome 9, mOrcOrc1.1, whole genome shotgun sequence genome:
- the ATP6V0A4 gene encoding V-type proton ATPase 116 kDa subunit a 4, whose protein sequence is MQNEIEIQVPEKSPSTPLPREMITLETALEKLEGELQEANENYQALKKSFLELTEFKHLLKKTQDFFETETNLADDFFMEDTSGLLELRPTPAYMSGKLGFTAGVVNRERMASFERLLWRICRGNIYLKFSEMDTVLEDPVTREEIKKNIFIIFYQGEQLRQKIKKICDGFRATIYPCPEPASERREMLDGVNMRLEDLITVITQTESHRQHLLQEAAASWHSWVIKVHKMKAIYHILNMCNIDVTQQCVIAEIWFPVADAVRIRRALEQGMELSGSSMVPIMTAVQSKTAPPTFNRTNKFTAGFQNIVDAYGVGSYREMNPAPYTIITFPFLFAVMFGDCGHGIVMLLAALWMVLNERRLLSQKTTNEIWDTFFHGRYLILLLGIFSIYTGLIYNDCFSKSFNIFGSSWSVQPMFRNGTWNTQVMETNPYLQLDPAVPGVYSGNPYPFGIDPVWNLASNKLTFLNSYKMKMSVILGIVQMVFGVILSLFNHIFFRNTLNILLQFIPEMIFILCLFGYLVFMIIFKWCSFDVSVSRRAPSILIHFINMFLFNYNDPSNAPLYEHQQEVQSFCVIMALISVPWMLLIKPFILRASHRRSQLQASRIQEDATEDIEGDNSNPSVSPGHRASAGAHGAQDDHDEEFSFGDVFVHQAIHTIEYCLGCISNTASYLRLWALSLAHAQLSEVLWTMVMNIGLRVQGWGGLIGVFIIFAIFAVLTVAILLIMEGLSAFLHALRLHWVEFQNKFYVGAGYKFSPFSFKQILDGTAEQ, encoded by the exons ACTGCTCTAGAAAAACTGGAAGGAGAGTTACAGGAAGCCAATGAGAACTATCAGGCTTTGAAGAAAAGCTTTCTAGAACTGACTGAATTCAAACATCTCCTGAAGAAAACCCAGGACTTCTTTGAG ACGGAAACCAATTTAGCTGATGATTTCTTTATGGAAGACACTTCTGGTCTCCTGGAGTTAAGACCTACACCTGCATACATGAGTGGAAAGCTGGG GTTCACGGCTGGTGTGGTCAACCGGGAGAGGATGGCTTCCTTTGAGAGGCTGCTGTGGCGAATTTGCCGAGGAAACATCTACTTAAAGTTCAGTGAGATGGACACAGTTCTGGAAGATCCCGTTACA agagaagaaattaaaaagaatatattcatcATATTTTATCAAGGAGAGCAGCTCAGGCAGAAAATCAAGAAGATTTGTGATGG GTTTCGAGCCACCATATACCCCTGCCCAGAGCCGGCGTCGGAGCGCAGAGAGATGCTGGATGGTGTCAACATGAGGCTGGAAGATTTAATCACT GTCATAACACAGACAGAGTCTCACCGTCAGCACCTCCTGCAAGAAGCAGCTGCCAGCTGGCACTCCTGGGTCATCAAAGTGCACAAGATGAAGGCCATTTACCACATCCTGAACATGTGCAACATCGACGTCACCCAGCAGTGCGTCATCGCTGAGATCTGGTTCCCGGTGGCAGACGCCGTGCGCATCAGGAGGGCACTGGAGCAAGGCATG GAACTGAGCGGCTCCTCCATGGTCCCCATCATGACAGCAGTGCAATCTAAAACAGCTCCTCCCACATTTAACAGGACCAATAAATTCACAGCTGGCTTCCAGAATATTGTCGATGCATATGGTGTAGGCAGTTACCGGGAGATGAACCCAG CTCCCTACACCATCATCACTTTCCCCTTCCTGTTCGCTGTGATGTTTGGAGACTGTGGTCACGGAATTGTGATGCTACTGGCAGCCCTTTGGATGGTCCTTAATGAGAGACGCTTGCTGTCCCAGAAGACGACCAATGAG ATCTGGGACACCTTCTTCCACGGACGCTACCTCATCCTCCTCCTGGGCATCTTCTCCATCTACACGGGCTTGATCTACAACGACTGCTTCTCCAAGTCTTTCAACATCTTCGGCTCTTCTTGGAGCGTCCAACCCATGTTCAGAAATGGCACATGGAA TACACAAGTAATGGAAACAAATCCATATTTACAGCTGGACCCAGCCGTTCCGGGAGTGTACTCCGGAAATCCATACCCTTTTGGGATTGATCCG GTTTGGAACTTGGCTTCAAACAAGCTAACATTCTTGAACTCCTATAAGATGAAGATGTCAGTTATCCTGGGAATTGTCCAGATGGTTTTTGGTGTCATTCTCAGCCTTTTCAATCACAT ATTCTTCAGGAACACTCTCAACATCCTTCTGCAGTTCATCCCCGAGATGATTTTTATCCTGTGTCTTTTCGGATACCTGGTCTTCATGATCATTTTCAAATGGTGCTCCTTCGACGTCTCTGTGTCCCGGCGAGCCCCGAGCATCCTCATTCACTTCATCAACATGTTCCTGTTTAACTATAATGACCCTTCGAACGCACCCCTGTACGAACATCAG CAAGAAGTCCAGAGCTTCTGTGTTATCATGGCTTTGATTTCTGTGCCGTGGATGCTTCTGATTAAGCCGTTTATTCTCAGAGCCAGTCATCGGAGATCCCAG CTACAGGCCTCCAGGATCCAAGAAGATGCCACCGAGGACATTGAAGGTGACAACTCCAATCCTTCCGTGAGCCCTGGTCACAGGGCTTCTGCAGGTGCCCATGGGGCTCAGGATGACCACGATGAAGAG TTCAGCTTTGGAGACGTCTTTGTGCATCAGGCCATCCACACTATTGAGTACTGCCTGGGCTGCATTTCCAACACAGCCTCCTACCTCCGGCTCTGGGCCCTCAGCCTGGCGCATGCAC AACTGTCTGAAGTGCTCTGGACCATGGTGATGAACATTGGCCTTCGCGTGCAAGGCTGGGGAGGACTCATTGGGGTCTTCAtcatttttgccatatttgctgTTCTGACGGTAGCCATCCTTCTGATCATGGAGGGCCTCTCGGCGTTCCTGCACGCCCTGCGGCTGCACTG GGTGGAGTTCCAGAACAAGTTCTACGTCGGGGCTGGTTACAAGTTTTCTCCGTTCTCCTTTAAACAAATCCTGGACGGGACAGCTGAGCAGTAG